The Acipenser ruthenus chromosome 30, fAciRut3.2 maternal haplotype, whole genome shotgun sequence genome includes the window AAGATTATAAAGAAGCGTTTCAAGGCTCTTTATGAAGATCGGTGAAGGCAGAGGATAGCGGGCCGATGGTTTTAATGCTAGTTTTGAAGTTGCCGATGGTTTTCTCAGATAAGGGGAATTGATCATTTAGATACAATTCTTGGATAACACATTACAAACCCACTGCAAAATGCCATCCTGACCTTGCATTCCAATGCTTGGAAGAAGATTATGTCAAAACAAATGCAGAATTTCAATTGGTCGCTTTAGTGGAACATTCTACACCTGTGCAGCGCGAGGGCACCcagaaaacacaaacagcacgaacttagttttaaacaaaactttaGATCGAGAGGCAAGTTTGAcgcatttaaaattattattattattattattattattattattattattattattattattattattattatcatcatcatctgcTTGAGCGTGTACACGATGCACAGGTAATTAGCATAATTACACGCACGTTAGCACCTACGACGCTACCTGTCAGTCTATTCCGACCCGTATACATTGCATTGTGTCAGTAATACTTGCATGGGGGCGGTGTGGCAGTTGTCTTTTTAATCTCCCTTGCCTTGTTATTATGAGCAGGCGCTTTTAATAAAACTGTACAACATTATCTCCTGCACAAGGAGCCCAACAGCTAGCtgaactgtcaaaaaaaaaacttgcatcaataCATTTGCGAGGTTGCACCCACGCTAGCAGTGCGGATTGAACTAGCACTGCACTGTGGGAGTCTGTCGGTTCAGCAGCCTACGCACTTGTATAAGCGGGCGAGGCGCAACAGCAGCAACATAGTCGAAGCTGAACTCTTGAAATCAAGAGAGACTCAGTGGTGAATTCATCCACACGTTCAGACTCGGTTATTGTGAAGGCTGCATAGTGGAGTTTTTATTCCTGCATTTCCGGAGGATTCACACATTTATCAATTTAACAAGCTTGAACAATGGAGCTCTCCCTAATGGCTGCGCAGGTAAGAATTTGCatgcatttatataaataataataataataatcacacaggTCTATTACCTTGCTTGCTGCCTGTACTGCAGGGTTTAGTGTCTGTTTTGTGTAATAACTCGAGGTCGgttgttttcaatgtgttttcaCTGTATGCGTCTGCAGGTTAGTCCTCGTGATCAAGCATCGTTTTCAAGGCTTACAACAGTTACCGTTACAGGTACGGGcgtcagaaaacaaaaacatggaacTGGCATATGATACGCACGAGTACAACAAATTGAAAAGACTGAATAGCTGAATTGCACCACGATTAGTTATTTATACTGGAGAAACAGTACATGACGTATTTCGATGATGATTAAATTACAAGCTCTCAAAAATCCccaaaacacatacattttttaatgctGATTACTAAAGAATTTTTCTTGGATTACATTATGATAATATACCTTTAATGCGCGCATAATGTCGAGCATTCGTGTGAAAATGGAACTCTATAGAGTGTTGCCAAAAATCTTACATTGTGCGCGTATTAAATGTGGGTAATTAGGACAACAGCTGTAGTACACCCTACTGCTGCTTAAACGTCGAACCTCACACAAATAAGTACATTTCATTATTTAAGTCAAGATTGTTACCACAGTTTGGTTCTTAAATGATACGATTTTCATAATATATAAGTCTATAATGTTTTGAGGGCCACTGAATGCTGGACCATGCTTACTTACAAATGCATGTACAGCAATGATCAGTGACACCGGCTTACCTTCAATTACGGTGTATCCTTTGACACCAGCATACATGCTAAACACAGTCCAGTAGTATAAATCAGGCTCATGCATGGAATGTTGTAAGTGACACCAACAGTACCTATCTTACTATGATACGTTTGTGTTGCTTAAAGAATTAAATAACTATCAGTGAGTAAAGGAATTGATATTCCTTGCTATAAATtcaataggagttcattaaaaaTGGATGCGATGGTGCGATAACTGCATTTAGATTGCTGACGCGTTACAAAGAGTTACCAACTGTATTGCTGTATTTGTTTTCCTAGTGGGTTGCTTTTCCAGCACTGGGTCCTGGCAGGGGAATGTGGCAAGAAATAACGTTATGAAATCAATGGCAGGCGGAGACAAGTCATTTAAACAGGACACAAAACACTTCAAACAATCATAGAAGAACAATTTCTGTTATCTTTACATTGGTACAATGATAGGCTTTAAGACAGGGAAACAAAATAGCAACACTATCCATGGTACTTTCACTGATTCGTAGTTTTGTGGTGAAGTTAAAATGGATTGGAAGTCTGCAGTCTGCTCACCTGAATAGCCCATAGTATCAATACGATTGTTTCCTCTTAAAATGTGTGAGGTGTTGGGTAtcgaagcacctgccaaccaagcatcTACTATCAGCCCTCTATCGCCATCTGTCGGATCTTCTGTTCTGGTGTCTCATCGTGATTGAAGCTGTTTTACTTCTATTCAAGACTGTAAGAATTGATTTAAACTAGCTGGCAactgtaataacatttttttttttttaaatcaatctaaTATTATCTCAGATTTCTGAAGAGAAAGTAATTACTGTCCGTCGAGATAGTTTAGTAAGCTCCAAGGAAGAGCTGATAATATTATTCTTGTAGGCAGGGCCAATAGTTCCCCTGCTTGTGCAGATCAATAAGGATATCCATTTCCTTGCTTTGTTATACATAGAGGGTTTGGAAAACAATAGAAGCATCTTCAATAGGGTTACTGAACCCTATTGAAGATAGAAGGGGTGTGAATGAGTTCAGTATATTGGTAACATTGTATTTGGATGGGATTCACACTCTTCATTAGACCAACAGTACACAGCACTGTATAATTATTGCTATAAGCTGCATATAACTGTTCATAACAAGTTTGGCTGCAAACCAAAATCCTGTAAATGGAAGGGCAGCGTTTCAAGTACATAATGTGTGACTGAGAACACATTTGACAACATTTGCCTGATTACATATATACATTTTCTGTCAGCTTCCTTAGTGATTGTGAACGATTATGTGATATGTCGTTTTTTACAGTGCAGTGGTACCTAAAATATTATTCATTTACTAACAATGCAAGAATGTTGGGTTGCACAAATAAAAGTACCACTTTAAATGATGTACCAGCAGACACCATTGCAGGAATCTCGAAATAGGTCAGTGGGCTCATATTGGGGTATCCCCTGCGTTCTCTGAAAATGCAGTTACCCCTTTGGCTTTTAATTTATTCACATAACGGTCGTCTTTTTGGGCAGACTTCGATTCAGGGGAATTTCTAAAAGGTCAGGAAATTATCCAGAACCTCCAGATCGCGTGCTGATGAATGAGATTGTTTAAATGCGGGTTTAATCAACGCAGAATAGCTGCCCTTTTATTAATGGCGCAAGCAGTTTCGAGTTGTGGAACTTGCTTTCTAGTTGAACGGTTTTAATGGGCTTTAAACGAGGCGTCCGATGTTGTGCGAATGACCTGTGGGCTGTGATCTATTTCCATCTTGAATTAGAGCCTGACACACTCTCGTCTTGTTCGTAATGAAATACGTTGACGAATTAGCTCAACCTTTATTGCTGTTAAACATTGagtaatgtatattttattacccCTTACTAAGGTACATCATAAATGCAGACTTGACCTTTAATTAAACTGTGATTTTTAGACACGATTTAGCTCAAGTTCTATAGTTTTTATTCTCCTAGTATGTTCAGTAGTAGTGATAATAAACTAGACCAATGCACGTGTAGACAGGGAACATTCTTGTATCCCAGAGagtgcacagcagtgtgcaaatgtattcgaACACCACCATTGCTTCTGATTTGTTgtacatatgaaatcaaaccactggaactgaaaatcttggagaATTGTAAAAATAGGCAATTGTATGTGGCCTATTCAATTACTTTAATAGGCTGCATAtgaaattcatttaaaatgagactttttagaagttgtttaaccCTGTTTCAAACTGGTGCTCCAGCGGCATGCCGAACTGAATTCAAGCTCAAAGTATGACGCAGTTCATGGACAATCGAAAGCCATTTCACTGAAAATCGTGAATCGGCTGCAGAAACTATCAACGCTCTAAATGtaattacaatgaaaaaaaattgCTTGCTGTCTTTACCGATTTCTCACATGCTCATTTTTATGCAATCTGTTCCGTGGGAAGGCACTTATTATAAAGCCATCACAGGGCTACGTTTCGAGGCATGACCTCCAGCTCAAATCCTTTCACTATCGTTGCTATAGTCATTGTACTTGTTTTCCTGAGTTTATGGTGTAATTACTGTGGTTTAATGGAGTGCTTAGCTTCACTCCGCCAGCATTGGTGTTTAAAACAGTAGGCAACAGAACAATGCGTCTTTTTGCATAACAATCTAATTACTTGCTGGGCGATATTCATAATGCTTAAATGCAtaaagcctttaaaaaaacaaacaaaaaaaaaacagcctgtttTGGCGAATTAAATAAAGTGAATCAATGCTGGCGTGAGGATAAAAACTCAAGTACTCAAATGCTAAAGTAAAATTAATCTTTCCTGGTAAAGGTTACTACCTTGTGATGTGCAAGGTGAGTCATTCTGTACAGTCAGAGCCGTGCACAGTGTCCAGGTGCCTGGTGAACTCAAAGCAGTGGGGCAGCATTGAGTATTCTAACTGGGTGCTTTCCAAACTGAGGGACCCCTCTAGGGCCGCAAGATGGGTTCAGGGGGCCGTAGCACACACAAAGGTTTTGTTCCCCAGACCGGAGGATCAATTAATTTACACGAACGCCGCTGTTCGGTGCTTGTGGTCATTTCGAATGTAACCACGCTAATGGTACGTACCATTATACAACAAAAGGGTTGATTGTAAGGAAAACAAAATAGGCAACTATATTCCGCTTTGTAATCATAacatcacttttttaaaaattttatttaaaaaataaatacatttctgattTCTGCCAATGGGTGTGGTTTTTTGATAGAAGTTCTCGATTGTATTTTCTGCAccctacataaataaaataaaccagaaaTGACACTGAACATAATGAATGCAGTAGTACTTCTACCAGAACAAACAAGTAACGTCTCTCATTAAAGGTATCAAAATCTAAATCGAATGGGGGTCATTAGTCAGGATGCCCcaggccaattatttttatctgCCAGCATGTGATGGCATTTCATTATATCAGTGCTTCCTTATCAGGACCTGTGCAATATGTGTTCCAAACCCAATTGCCATTGTGCAGTGGTCTCCAAAGCATGGTCTGTCAGGTTTCTTCAGGGTAACTTATAATGGGGTCCCAATAGTTTTTTCAAACTTTTCTGCAAGGCATGTTGTAATtgatatacagctgtggccaaaggttttgcatcgcctTGTAGAAATCAttgaaacccgctgaataatgttacattaacatattgaattacacaccgttttgtagttttccaaactgaaaaaagtgacatttcgaaatctaacatgaaaccctgtactactactatggcttccggcagacttttgcgatatcattgcgtagtttctttgattacatgatgttaattaaaagatctaaatgttcatatcgtttttttgtttgttttttttttttttttttatgtctcaatcctaaaattctaggtgatgcaaaacttttggctagagCTGTAATTGATAGCTCAATTTCAATTAAGACAGGATAAACAGCAGAATGAACAAGAAGACGAAGCACTGTAAAACCAAAGAGCAATCTATCCAGGTGTCGGATAATCCTTACAGAGTAGAATAATGGATGTTTTGCAATGCAGTGCTGTAAGCGAATGTGCTGCATTGAGGGGCTTAACTCATTCTGTGACACACAAGAAGCAAGTCCATCAAGAGCTTGATCTTTTCAGTGCCTACGACGGCAGCCTCTCTCATGTTATAGTGCAGACAGACATTTGGCGTTAATCCTGCCAAAAACAAatcttaacaaataaataatccaTTTGGCTAATTTGGTATCTTGTGGGAGTTGGATCAAGTTGTACAGAAGTTGGTTTTAAATAATCCAGTTGCAGGTATTGCAGTAAATCAGTTTTGAAGTGTAATGACCAGGGTCCCCGGGTGGCTTCCCTGGTAATGGCACAGCTGTGTGATGTGCAGGGCGAGCCATACGGTCAGGGGGGTGCATGTACGATCTCCTGTAGGGATTCCTCATGGAGCGTTGCATTGGCACTGCCACACCCATGTGCTATGGCACTAAACACAGCAGGGACTGGCTCCTCACTGCACTCCAGCCCCCCCCCTGCTGGCACCTGCAAGGCTGACCTTTGTACTCCAAGTTCTTCCACGCGTGATCATCTTATTTATCAATTTATGTTAAAGTCcaattttatacattttctggTTGTGATTTCTCACACCTGATGcataaataaacactgtattccttcaaatttaagatgcatttTTTGAACcagtttttgcttctcaaaaataggcTGCATTTTGGTCAAGTGTAATGAAGCATGTACGATTGTTCCTTGTGCGGTTGTTCCTTGTGAGTTTGTGGGGGAATGCaaacactggaacaaacaaacaagtacagaacagGCATCAAGAATGTCCCTGGTGCCTCTGCAGATGAAGCTCACACCAATgtaatcttgaaaaaaaatgctgaaaattaaGAAACGTATGAACTATTTAGATGTTTCCGTAGGCGTTTGTGGTTTAGTTGTGCAGTGCGTACTGTAAAACTTTGAATAATTCATTGCAGAATGATTAAACATTGAAACTTAATAAACAACCCTGGTGGAAACTTAGTATTTCTTGAAGGCGTTTTAGCAGGAATGTAAATCCGTGTGCATTATAGATGTCTTACATATACTGTTTGACCTGAAAACTGAAAGCACTTTCTTCAGCTATACCATACTCCTGCAGATTGTATGAACCTGTCCAGAAGCAGCTTACATAGGCTTCCAATTGTTTGTTGCTGCTCAATTTATGATTCAtctataaaaatatacacattatTCATTTGGTAGTTTCATTCACAGATTTTAGCAAGTCTCAAACACTTTTAGATTGTGGTAGAGTGGCATGTGGTCAAGGCTTGTCAGTGGCAGAAATGGCAAGCCCAAACTTGGAAGACTGCAGTTCAGAgctgttgcacacttttattaattcTCCAAAACAATGAAAATCCAATGTCGATGCATAACAGGAGCACAACCTAATGCTCCCAGTCTTCTCTTTAAACTGTGTTCGGAGAGAGGCTACCAAGTTACACAGGAAAACAGAAAGATAATGATGTAACCACAGGTTGGGTAGAAACAGGCTTGTATAGAGTTTATTTGTTGGACCAGAGGAGTGAGGAATGCACACTCTGTCATCCACGAAATTGGTAATTATACATAAAGTGCCTTTTTCTTATTGCATCAACATTTTTAACGGAAAGCTGAAGGGACATAGCTGCAATTGTAGTGGGCAAAGCTGTTTGCAGCGAAGTCCTGGAtgtttttaaaaacttaaaaCCCTGGCAGATAAATATTTATAAGAGAAACAGCAGAGCAGAAGCATTGACTTTAAGAAGCAAATCTCATGTACATGGTTTGGGTGAAATTAAAAGTCTTGTATGGTATTTTTCAGTCAGATGTACAGAGATGGGAGTACAATCCTTGGATATGAACAGAGATGCATTAGGACATTCCAAAGTTATAGGATGGTGTTTTTTGGCTGATGACtgttgcattacatttttttccaaagatttatttttgcattcaATCCTCTAGATACTGCATGTTATTTGCATCTTTCATTTTTGCTAATTAACTTGTTAAAGTATTGtatctttattcatttttttaaccacAAATGGTATAACcacaaatgtgtgtgtatatatatatatataataatatatataatatatatatatatatatatatatatatatatatatacacatgtatagCCTACCAttgtagaaatacattttaaggaTATTTTAATTAAGGTTGGTTAAAACATAATTACTTATCTCACTTATCTCATACACTCAAGGCTTGAGTTGGACCTAtgtaaatatgtaatatatatatatttgcgcTTAGTAATTTCAATTTTGTATTGTATCTAACGGATTAACTTAAAAGCTCATTTAAAACGGTTTATAGTATAATGCGTCAAGAAATCACTGAAAATCCTCAAAACATTTtgaacagatatatatatatatatatatatatatatatatatatatatattttttttttatatatatatatatatatatatatatatatatatatatatatggcaaaacCAATCCTCAGACTTTAACCTGCTTCATCTGGTTGTCTTCCCAGCACTTCCCAGCCATGAGTGGAGCCTTCATGGACTCCCCGTACAACGGAAACACTTCCTTACAAACCTCCACCTCCAACCTCCACGCCAACACCCGCCCCCAGGAACCAGAAGAGGAGTCCAAGTTCTCCAGCGAGGCCATCTGGCTGTGGATCGCGATCATCGCCACCATTGGGAACGTCGTGGTTGTGGCAGTGGTCTGTGTCTGTACCTTTTAAGAGCTCTTAATCAAAAGCACGGGGGCCTCCTTATTCGCATCCTAGCCTAGTCTTATTACCCTTAGAGCTAGACCACGCCAACCCCAGAGAGCTTTCCTAACTTCCCATGCTCCTTTTGAAACTTTTTCAAACCACCCTTCCTTTTTACTTTACAGTACACTGCATAGTACATTTGCGTTGCATTTCAATAGCCCCAGTGATGACTCAGCATTCAACCAGTTTAGGATTTTTGTCCCAGTTGAGAGAGAAATCCATGAGGGATCTTTGCTTGTTACGCAAGGACTGTTCGCATTAGATTAAACTGTTGTTTTGAAGTGTAATGTGAATGCTCCCTTGGAGATTGTTCACATCAAACTAAACGGTGTGTTCACGTATAAGAACAGTATGTCTGTTTGTCCTCATCATGAATACAAAAAACTGGCCACATTGCAGCATTTTAACACAGTGAAGAAGTCACAGATTGGTACTGGAAACATTTCACCCTGTGCGAATAGAGTTATCTATTTCCAATACCTCCACTGTGACCCTCTGCATCCTTAATTGTATCTTTACTACGCTACACTACACGGTAAGAGTCCCTATCAAAAACTCTGCAATCAACGCGTGCCAATTCCATTATTCTGTAGACTTGATAGACTGCGTCTGCTTCCATGTAGACAAGCGACTGAACTAATACATTATGTCAACATTTAAAATTTTGAATACCCAAGCTATGTCATTGGCCATGATCACATGTGAACCCTAGACTACACAAAATGTAGTTGTTCTACCAGATCTGCATAATTTTCagttttgacatttattttcaattcagTGTTCCAGAAACATCTTATTCTT containing:
- the LOC117395173 gene encoding uncharacterized protein C14orf132 translates to MELSLMAAQHFPAMSGAFMDSPYNGNTSLQTSTSNLHANTRPQEPEEESKFSSEAIWLWIAIIATIGNVVVVAVIGDHRAIQYGQRTLKRTKSHVCVNGIRSATSKLVEILYCHFTSLEKSSSYCLD